The genomic interval GTTCTACCTGAGCTTCCGGCGCTATGACCGGGCGATCCTGCTGATGCCGGCCTGGGCGCTGATCGTGGCCTGGCTGTTTGCCGGCTATATGGCGGTGACCGGCCGGATCGATAACGACATCATTCAGCCGGCGCTCGACGGCGGCATGGTTCTGATCGTGCTGCTGCTCGGCTTTACCGTGATCCAGCACGCCTTTGCCGGCGGGGTCTACCAGCCGGGCCTGTTTTCCGATCTGGAACGTCAGGCGCTGGCCTTTCTCGGTACCGACGCCACCGTATGGGACTGGGATGTCGGCCGAGACCGGATCGTCACCGAACCCGATTTCGCGCCAAAGCTTGGCCTTGCGCCCGGCGCGCTGAACGGCCCCGCGCGGACATGGCTGCAATATCTGCACCCCGCCGACCGCGACCGCTTCCGCTCCACCCTCGACCTGTTCCTCGAATGGCGGCGCGGCCGGCTGAAGCTCGAATTCCGCGTGCGTGCCAATGACGGGCATTATCATTTCATGACCATCCGCGCCCGGCCGGTGCTGAGTTCGGATGGCGAGGTGATCCGCTGCGTCGGCACGCTGAACGACCAGACGGACCACAAGGTCTCCACCCAGCGCCTGCTGCAGGACGCGGTGATCGACAATCTCACCGGCCTGCCGAACCACACCATCCTCATCGACCGGCTGCAGTCGCTGATCGCATTGTCGCGCGCGGCGCCGCATCTCCATCCGACTCTGATCGTGGCGGATATCGACCGCTTCAAGGAGATCAACGAGACACTTGGTTTTGCCGCCGGCGACAATATCCTGATCGCGCTCACGCGCCGCATCCAGAGGCTGCTGAAGCCGGAGGACACGCTGTCCAGAATCTGGGGCAGCAGCTTCGCGATCATCCTGCAATCCCAGAATGATCCGGACGCGATCGCCGAATTCACCGATGCCCTGACCGCCGCGATCGATGTGCCGATCACGTTCGAAAACCGCGAGATCGCGCTCACGGCCGCGATCGGCATCGCGTCGTGGCACGATGATCATGAAACCGCCGAGGCGTTTCTCGAAGATGCCCGGCTGGCGATGCTACGCGCCAAGCGCATGGGCGGCAACACGGTCGAGACCTATCGTCCGGCGCTCAGAATGCTCGATGACGAGCGCAAGCAGCTGCAAGGCGACCTTGGCCGCGCGATCGACCGTCAGGAAATGACGGTGCTCTATCAGCCGATCGTGAAGTTCGACGGGCAGAAGCTTGCGGGCTTCAGATGCTCGCTGAACTGGAAGCATCCCCAGCGCGGCGATGTCTCCGCCGGCGAGATTTTCGAGCTGAGCCGGGAAAGTAGCCGCTCGGCGGAGCTCATCCTCTATACCGTCCGTCAGGCCGCAAACGATCTCGCGGGATGGCAGCAATCCGTCGCCAATGCCCGCCCGTTCGTCATGGTCGAGCTGAGCTGCAACGAGATGCTGAAAACCAGCACGCTGATCGAGCTGGAGAGCATCGTGCGGGAATCGGAAGTCGCGCCGCGCCAGATCGTGTTTTCCATTCCCGAGGATATCGTGCAGGAAGCACCCGAGCAGGCGAAACTGGCGTTGCAGTATCTGCGCACCATCGGCGTGGGCGTTACCCTGTCGGGCTTCGGCAATGGCCACGGCTCGCTGACGCTGCTGAAGAGCTTCCGTTTCGACGCGACCTATGTCGACAGCGCGATCTTCAAGTACAATCAGGAACCGCAGGCGGAAATCGTCAAGGCCTTCAGTGAACTGGCCGAGCGCCTCGGCACGGCCATCGGGATCAGCGACCTCGACAATGAGGCCGATGCCAAAGCCTTTGCCGAAGCCGGCTGCACCTATGCAACCGGCCCGATCTACGGGGCCGCGGTCGTCTCCTCCGCCGCGATCCGTCTTGTGCGCGAGAACGGCGCAAGCTGATCCGGCCAGGGCTTTCCCGCGCTTGCGAAAGCCGGGGGATCGCCCTGCCGGGCGCGGATCGAAATTACGCCGCCGCTTTTCCGGCTTTGGGTCCGTTCAGCATGGTGACGATGTAGTCGATTTTCGCGACGATGTCCGGGGTGAGCACGAAGGGATAGAAATCCTTCTGGCCCATTGACTTATGAATCGCATTCATCGCGATTGTCAGGGGTATCCACGCCTCGGCCAGGCGCTTGCCGCTGACGCATTTATAGGGGTCGCCGAGCGGTTCGAGCCGGGCGTCATCCACCGCAAGGCCGAAGGCGCGCGCGGTCTCCAGCGTATCGACGATGTGGAGCGCATGCGCGAAGCTCTCGGCAAAATCCTCCCAGGGGTGCGTCGCCGCATAGGCGCTGACGTGGTGCTCGGGCCAGTCCGGCGGGGGGCCGTTCTCATAGTGACGCTGAAGGGCCGCCTGATAGTCCTCGCGCTCGTCGCCAAACACCTTGCGGAAGCTCTCCAGCCGTCCGTCGTCGCGCACCAGCCTGTCCCAGACATAATGCCCGACCTCGTGGCGGAAATGGCCGAGCATGGTGCGATAGGGCTCGTTCATCTGGTCGCGGATGATCTCGCGGGTCACATCATCGGCCTCCGCAGCCCTCAGCGATATCAGCCCGTCCTCGTGACCCGTCATCGCCGGCGTGAGCGAACCGTCGGCCTCCACGGTGTCCTCAAGGAAATCGAAAACCAGCCCGTTTTGCGGGTCCTGCTTGCGCGTCGGCGTGTCCACGCCCCAGCGCAGTAGCGAATAGAACAGATGCCGCTGGGCGGCGCCGATGCGCTTGAAACGGTTGAGCCCGATCTCGGTGCTGGTGTCCGGTATCAGGTTGTTGTGCCGGCAGGCCATGCAGAAGGTCTCGTCGTCGTCCTCGTCCACCAGCCAGTTGCAGACGCCGATCCCGGTGTTCTCGCATAGCCGGAAACGCCGGCTCTCATCATCGGCCTTGTGCCAGAGGTCCCCCTCGCCCTGCCGGACGGAATAAAGGGCGATATCATCCGGCGCAAAGCCAAGCCGATGGCCGCAGGCGACGCAGGTATCGTTATCGAAGTAAACGGTCTGCCCGCAATGATCACATTCAAAGATCTTCATGGAGGCCTCGTAATTGCGCGCGCCATCATTGGCGAACGCCCCTAAACGGGAATCCCGGCCGAATTGTTTCAGGCGTGCCCGATATTGGTGGAAAGCGACGAGGGCCGCACGCCCATGGAAAACAGCGCGCGCTCATATTTGCTTTCAAGGTCGCGGTCGAAGACCATGTCCTCGATCGCCGGGCAGGTCAGCCA from Martelella mediterranea DSM 17316 carries:
- a CDS encoding EAL domain-containing protein, which produces MPMSPLTAWFCRKLLALLGAIVVMIAVAVPALALEPVEVSRGDVAIDLTSQVELYPNEGETFQISTVPDPNGIRRRIEVRSAGDNHSGDWAVFSLANISDEQLDRLIVAPHFRLVGSGLFWPDLGSSRIEAITPSEGFALNRVNSDDADVFSITLNPGSVITFVAELNTAELPQLYMWEPEAYKDTENAFTLYHGIVLGIAGLLAVFLSILFVVKGTSVLPATAMLAWSVLLYVAIDFNFLNQIIPLSAADQRIWRASADVAIAFSLVVFLFSYLNLARWHAQLGYGTAAWGVLLMALFGVALFDPSAAAGIARLSFAATVLAGIVLMFYLSFRRYDRAILLMPAWALIVAWLFAGYMAVTGRIDNDIIQPALDGGMVLIVLLLGFTVIQHAFAGGVYQPGLFSDLERQALAFLGTDATVWDWDVGRDRIVTEPDFAPKLGLAPGALNGPARTWLQYLHPADRDRFRSTLDLFLEWRRGRLKLEFRVRANDGHYHFMTIRARPVLSSDGEVIRCVGTLNDQTDHKVSTQRLLQDAVIDNLTGLPNHTILIDRLQSLIALSRAAPHLHPTLIVADIDRFKEINETLGFAAGDNILIALTRRIQRLLKPEDTLSRIWGSSFAIILQSQNDPDAIAEFTDALTAAIDVPITFENREIALTAAIGIASWHDDHETAEAFLEDARLAMLRAKRMGGNTVETYRPALRMLDDERKQLQGDLGRAIDRQEMTVLYQPIVKFDGQKLAGFRCSLNWKHPQRGDVSAGEIFELSRESSRSAELILYTVRQAANDLAGWQQSVANARPFVMVELSCNEMLKTSTLIELESIVRESEVAPRQIVFSIPEDIVQEAPEQAKLALQYLRTIGVGVTLSGFGNGHGSLTLLKSFRFDATYVDSAIFKYNQEPQAEIVKAFSELAERLGTAIGISDLDNEADAKAFAEAGCTYATGPIYGAAVVSSAAIRLVRENGAS
- a CDS encoding zinc-binding metallopeptidase family protein, yielding MKIFECDHCGQTVYFDNDTCVACGHRLGFAPDDIALYSVRQGEGDLWHKADDESRRFRLCENTGIGVCNWLVDEDDDETFCMACRHNNLIPDTSTEIGLNRFKRIGAAQRHLFYSLLRWGVDTPTRKQDPQNGLVFDFLEDTVEADGSLTPAMTGHEDGLISLRAAEADDVTREIIRDQMNEPYRTMLGHFRHEVGHYVWDRLVRDDGRLESFRKVFGDEREDYQAALQRHYENGPPPDWPEHHVSAYAATHPWEDFAESFAHALHIVDTLETARAFGLAVDDARLEPLGDPYKCVSGKRLAEAWIPLTIAMNAIHKSMGQKDFYPFVLTPDIVAKIDYIVTMLNGPKAGKAAA